A window of Phenylobacterium sp. NIBR 498073 genomic DNA:
GGCGGGATTTTCGCGTCCGGCGCGGCGGGCCGACATCGGGCTTTACCCGCGTCCTGCGAGGCGAATGTCTGGAGGGCGCGCGGCTGGGCTCAGGCCGTCGCCGGCGCCAGGTCGAGGCGGGCGGCGGCGAGGGCCAGCAGCGCCATGGCGGCGGCGGCGATCCAGAGGGCCCCGGGGCCGAGCCGTTGGAAGGCCAGGGCGCCGAGGGCGGCGCCGGCGACGAGGCCCAGCCACAGCAGCAGGTGCGGCGCCCAGCCGAAGCGATCGCCGCCCATCAGCGCCGCAGTGATCGCCTTGCCGAGCTTGACCAGGGCGCCGGTCATGTAGGTCAGGCCGAAGCGGACCTCGCCGTCCTGGGCGAAGACGGTGTTCTCCGCCCCCATGGCGAAGGCGAGGACCAGGATGGCGGCCGGCAGGGGCGCAAGCGCGGCGAGCGTGGCGGCCAGCGCCAGGACGAGGCTGACGAAGGCCAGCACCGCCGGCCCGCGCCGGGCCCCGGCCTTGCGGCCGAGGAAGGCTCCGGTCGAGACCCCGGCCACGAAGGCGGCGATCAGGGCGAACGCCAGGCCTGCATAGCCCGCGCCCTCGGCCAGGCCCACCGCCAGGCGGGTGGAGTTGCCGCTCATGAAGGAGACGAAGAAGCCGCCGGTCAGCAGGAAGCCGACGGCGTCCACGTAGCCGGCCACGGCCGAAAGGCCGCTGGCCAGCAGTCGAACCCGGCTGCTCAGACGAATCAGTTCGCCCCCTCCCGCTTAGCCAGTCAGGCCTTGGTGTCGACCGAGCCGCCGGCCTCGCCGTCGCCCACGGCGTAGGGATTGGCGGACGGGGCCGG
This region includes:
- a CDS encoding DUF1275 family protein, translating into MAGYVDAVGFLLTGGFFVSFMSGNSTRLAVGLAEGAGYAGLAFALIAAFVAGVSTGAFLGRKAGARRGPAVLAFVSLVLALAATLAALAPLPAAILVLAFAMGAENTVFAQDGEVRFGLTYMTGALVKLGKAITAALMGGDRFGWAPHLLLWLGLVAGAALGALAFQRLGPGALWIAAAAMALLALAAARLDLAPATA